CAAGTGTCAGTCAGCTTCCATGATCCTGTGTCCCACAGAAACCCAGATCCTACCTGACGTGTGGTCTGGGCAGGAGACCATGGGAGTGGTCTTTGGGTGCCCGCTTAATGCCTAAGGCTGCTGGGCCCTGTTGTGCTGGTTCCTTGCTGTGAAAGCACTGAGCCGAGGGCAGAGAGAAGCTGAAATCCAGTCCCTGCTCTGCTCACTGAGCCTGTGTCCTGGCTGCATTCACAGCAAGGGACACCTTTTACTAATTCATCTGCCCAGAGGGACCACCTACCTCTTTCCAATTTGTACCAGCGATCTTACGTGCTAGTGGTGGCTCTGAAGGggttccatccttcctcccttccttcctccctccctcccatccttccttcctacctccctccctccctccctccctttctgatTCAAACTCTTCTAAATTAATGACTGATCacaaaaacagaaagcatttACTACCATGCTGAAACATACATTTTACATTTGACaatatttcacacaaaaattacaGTTGttattctgtttatatattttacattttgataataATAGCTCTAAAAGTAGTGCATGACTATTGCTTGTTCAGAAGTAATATGAATTTTGTATACACCATAACCAATTCCAGGTACATTTCTGCTCcaagatttctttattttaccataaatatatttgtttatagtGCAAAACTAAATTACTTTACCTTCTATATCTTAACTAAATTTGCGATCACATTCACCACCATTTCACATGTACCAAAGACCTATAGTGCCAGCGGCGGCCCTAAAGGGACACAGGCGTGCACACGTATGTATTGCTTTCCAAACTCAGTATTCACCCCTGGACTCTCGGTTGAGAAACTCTAAGCTACCAAGTCAGTCCTTTCCTCTTACAGGTGACTGCTTGCCAACTCGGAGCCAGGTGTTAAGACACCTGAAGGAAACCCCTCTCTGTGCCCTATTCCACCCTCTGCTCAGCGCTGGGATTGGGGCCCAGCCTGGGCGGCTCACCTTGGCTGAGCAGGAAGCGTAGCCACACAATGAGCAGGAACAGCAGCAAGCCCACGGGCAGGCAGAGCCAGAACACCAGGAAGGAAAACGTCAGCTCATTCACCAGCGGCACCAGAGGGTACTTCATGGTGCATGTGTGGCTAAACTGGGCCAGTCTGAGCTGCGctggcagggctgccctggggacCCGGCGGGCAGGCCCACACTCTGCTCTCAGCCCAATTGTGACAGAGCCAGTGACGTAATGAGCAAGTCAGTGTCCTTCAGGCAAATGAGGAGCTGTTTTGGACCAGTGGGTAGAAGCTGGGGTAGCGAGACAGTTTGGCTGAGAACAAACTCCACACATCAGTGGGAAGCTGGTCTGAGATAGGCCTGATTTTGAGACCAGAGCATTTTGTGGAGCGCAGGTTGGAAAGTAAGGCAGACCTGGTCCCAGGCTCGGGGAGCAGCTACAGGAAGTGGGGTTAGACCCAGGGGAGACGTGGAGTGGAAGGACCTCCTTACAGGAAGACGCCGGCCGGGGGAGGGCAAGGAGGGCCAGGCACAGCAAAAAGTGGGTAGGGGCACAGCTGGGGCTTGGCGGGCCAGGTGTTTACGGGCCCTCAGCCCAGCTGTGGGGTGACCTGAGTCCCCAGAAGAGGAAGTCGGGGAAGATGGCATCAGAATGTGCATACAAGAAGCATGGTGGCCAGGCGAGCTGTGCCACTCAGGGCCCAGGGACCAAGACCGGGAGCTGGGTGGTCAGGGTTGGGGGGATTTCTTGGCAGTGGGTCCTGAAGGGGCTGAGGTCAGACAGAGCTGAGTAGCACAGGTGGGAAAGGCCTGAACACACATTTCCTCACCAGACCCCCAGACAGGGCGACTGTGCAGTCAGCCCAGGGGTAAGCGTCTCGGGCTACCAGGAGCCAGCCGCACGTCCTGGAGGGAGCAGACAGAGCAGGTGTGGACACACACCTGCAGGGGAGGCAGCTCCTAGCCCTGGCTTCCAGGCacagtttggggtgggggggggcacaCATTAATGTCATATGGACTCAGTGccaggctggaggggtggctctCAGCAAAGGCATGCACTGTGACTGCTCAAGCGGTACAACCACCCACCACGTGTGATCTAGGCATTGAGGTGCTAATCTGGCCCCATGGAACCTTCTGCAGTCAACCCAACTCAGAGCCAGCGGGCGGAGGGATGACCTCCCCTGCATCTCTCTGCTTTCCTGACCAGCCAGCCCTGGCAGAGCTCAGATTTTCTGCAGGCAGGGAGAACAGGTGGCCTTTCTGTGTCCCCGATAGTCAGCCAGCCCCTCAGGATCTGCTAGACTCTGTAAGGGGGGCCTTTGCTGGCAGTGCTTTAGTTATACAAGCTCCTTCCAGCATGGAAAAGCAAAtactgttcttttaaaatttatcgaATTTTGAGTATTTCATGATACTCTACAAAAACAGAGTAAAAACCCACTGATCCAAATTATGAAGGGCAGTCAAAGCAGAGCAGACACCCCCTGCAAAGAGTAAATTAGGAGGAACATCTATGCAAGAGTCAAACCCCTAGCCCGCTAACCAAAAGCACACAAGACATTGTTAGATAAGAATCTCCTTAAAATTTAATTGACTAAATGTATTACATTCAATATTCCATGGGGTTTCTTCTGGACAAAGGATCTGCATAAATACAAACAAGCCTCTGGGCCTTCTTCCCTAACCGACCAGGAGGAAACACAGGAGGCAAGGGTACATGGGACACCTTCGTATTTACATTTCGCCTTTACTTTACAGGTCAGTGccagaaatatttacagaaaatacaataagaaaaagatCATGTCTTGGCAACATACCAAAATTCATACAAATTGTGTATATGATTTCAAGCAAATaatgatactgtttttttttttttagccacaaCTGCCAAGCCCTTCGGAGGAGAAAGATGTTCTTGGTCACTGCAAGAGACAAGGACTTGGGAAACTTGGTTtgcttcaacaaatatttattgggcgcCTACTGTATGCAAGGCACTGTGGAATCCCAAATTATACCTTTCcctcaccattaaaaaaaaaaagaagaagaaagaaaagcatctgaaaaacatGAATTGATACTCTGAGAAAACACTATACAGTACATGGCTTCTTCAGCTACTGAGAACCTACAGTTTGATTCCACACTGAACGGGTGGACCGCCTCCGATCTCTCCAACTCAGGAAAAGAGGCTGTCATGGAAATCCTTAAAACAGACCATCTAATGCAACTTACCGTTTCATGTAAACATATAAATCAACTCTTTTTGCGAAGATATAACCTGAATGGGTTTTAAAACGGTGAATGGAGAACTACCGGCGGGAGTGTCAAATTACCTCCGATGTATTTCCTACCATCTACTACAAAACAGGTCTTTGAGCAAGTCTGACTCCCATTTTCTTTGGGTAAAGTTCCAATAAATTTccttccaataaaaataaatacactttagAGAGTCTATGCCTCTCTAAAAATCACTCTGCAGAACTTGACGAATGCTTCCTCAGCGTATGCAGAAAGTAACCACTCATGAAGGCCTCACACACATAGCCTGTAGGCAACTGACATTACAGGCCAAAGATGTAGgtattttgctttcaaaatgaGTCCAGAGGAGAATGGGCTGCCTCAGGGGACCTGAGGACCTGGAAATGGAGAAAagcatgtatgtgtgtggtgtatATATTGCCACGACAGGAGGGGGTCAACCCACCAGGTAACTACTGTCAAAGGGCCAATGGGCAGGATGGAGGGTCTGAGGGGGAAGCACTGGACAAGAGAGCCCGCTgaacaagaaaaagcaaaagccCTCCTCACTGTCCTCAGTGGTCCCGTCAGAGAGGAGAGAGCCCCCATCCCCCAGTGTGAGAAGGAACTGTGAGACCACCTGCCTCTGTCCCTTGCGTAATGCTTTCCTTCCTTGTCACCAAAGGCCACGCTCATCCACGCCCTGGAGCATCTGTCACATGCAGCAACTTAACTGTTTAAGCCAAAGATCAAAGTGGTTCTGGCTTCCCCCTGAAGGTTATGAGCCTATGTTAGCAAATTTATCAAGTGGACACTGAAGATTGTTACTAGGGACTAAATATGCTCCTCTGGCATTATTCTACTCAAAGTGATTTTTTACAAAGGCAGTTAAAGAACTTAGCAACCGTGAACTCAAACCCAATACTAGTGAAAGGTCCAAGCGTCCTCACCACACTCCCTTTTTAGGTAGATGTACTCTTGAGCATCCGGAACCAGCTCTGGATGAGGTCTGGGTACCCCACGTTCTATCTGTGCTGTACACACTAGGGTTCCATGCCTTTGGGAGCTGCACAGCCCTAaatccatccctccttccttggGAGACCACAAAGTCTTCCAGATCACAACTGTATTCAACACAGTTGTTCACTGATTTATCAAAGCCATTAGAAGTACAAAGATATGCCAGAAATTAGAGCAAACTGAGGCATCAGGAAGCCCTCCCCTAATCACACCACTGTTCATTTTGCTGACAGCAGTGTTGTCTGAAGAGTCACACTGAGGCGGTATTCCTACAACAGTTATTTTTAACCTATGGAATGTTGTAAGTTACACATCAATTTATAGCCGCCTTTGTCCAGGTCCATGAGAACAAGGGCCCATTTTTCCCGTGAAACGTCAATCTGGAATTCCCATGAAAGTTGTTAGACCTCACCTTACACCTGCTGAGCTACTAACACATTTTTAGGACAGAACTTGCTGATCTTTATCATATATCCCCATCTCCCATGATACCATCTGGAAACATCAATTTATTGCCCAGATTAAGAAGAAAATCGATTATTGAATAATATTATACCCTGAATGGAAATTGGAGTCATAGAAGGAGGAGGTTACCTTTACCTGAGCTTAAAACAAACATGAAGAAAAAGGTACGGCAAACTTAAAACCCAGAGCTGCTATGCCCACATTTCTTGCTCATAGATGACAAAATATATACTTCTGGAATAGAAATATCCGCACAGGGAATTGGGTCCTATACTATCCCCCACCCTCTAATTAAACTACCAAACATCAAACCCAACAGACCATTGTAGGCCTGACCTACAGAGTCTACCAACACCAGAGTTTAAATGGGAAATCACCCCTTATACAACTGTGATCACTCCTCTTTGGACTTTCAAATGTCACTTAGTTTCTtaacataaacataaaacaatcTCAATAAAGTAGAAAGCACATAAGAGTAGAAGGAACGAGCAGTGTACACTCTAGCACTGTAACAGGAATCCTTGTAAGGATGTTCTGGGTTTGGCCACCTCAAAACATTTATCCCTGGCAGAAAAGTAGCAGCGAGGTAACAGAAGTATTTCAAAAACCCGGGCAGGGATTTGTTGTGCCTTCAGCTGGCAAAGTCCAGAAAATTTGACAACAGCCATTTCTAAAAGCAGCCACCCAAGGAGGTGGTCACTAACGTTTGTCAATTATGATGAAATCCAGTAGCTCTCTGGGAGAGATCTGAATTAGTAGCGCTGAGAGGCTATTTCCTGAACCCCAAATTAGAATCCTTCATAAACTACTGCAGTTTCCTGCTTGGTCCTTAAATAAGAGACAATGCATGAAACTAAATAATGTTCAACCTTAGTTGtgaatttatatttcttaatatttaaccAAGAAATTACCAAGCAATTGCAAATGGTTAACCTGTCATTATGTCACTGAGCTAGACAATaatggagagaggggaggcatCACTACTGTCTTGTAACTTTTAACTCCACGAACTCCACATGTATCCCCATTAAAGGAAAGGGCCATGCTTCTGTTTCAGATCTGTTCCTGGGCTGCCCAGAAACTGAGGCCTGCAGACAGACCTTTGCAGTGATGAGAATGATAACCTTTTGAAATGTGGAGAGaaactatgaaatattttaatgtcagACTTCTTATCAGAGCAAAAAACATTTACGTTCTTTTCCGTCAGTTTGACAGGTGGATGACAAATGGACCTACGAATGGGCAGAAAGttaagatttcttttcttctcctccatGCTATCAACATGAGTCTTTAAATGTCCTGGAATATTCTGAGACAGATTTTACTTCTGAATACAACCTCCTAAAAGGTGAGGTATAAAACTATCTTCAACTTCTTATTTGCAAATTCGAAACTACCAATGCACGTGTTTAACTGAGATGCATAAAAGCCTTTCTCCTCAAAAGGCTTATATTTAACTAAAATTgtcacttttaaaagaaagtttatgGCTAAAATGTATATCATCATTACCAGCAGGAATATGATTGTGTCTGGGAGCCCATTCCACTAGAAAGCCGAAAATCTCCTCTCAAATGGGTTTATAATGTTTCCTCTATTCTGGTGATTAAACAGTAAGCTCTTGGGgagtgatttgttttattttttacagtgatCACCTATCAAATTGTTTTACTTTGATAttatagccccaaactggagTACAATAGTCCTAGACAGACAGTGGTCTAAGAACTGCAGTTCTTGAGTCCAACCTCCTGAAAAAGTGAAGTATAAAACTCTGGCTCCAACTGCTTGTTCCGGTACTTGTTGACAATGTCGGTGATTTTCTGTTTCCGGCGCACATGTGGTGGACTGTAGGAGTCACTCTCCAGTCTCTTTCTTCTACAAATATTAATTACAGTCTGCCTCACCAGAAAACCTTAAAAACAGagagttttaaaatcaaaatctggTGAATAACCAGTCAGCTAGTAAACTACCAGTAGTCAAGCAAACTATTCTCTGCGAACTCAAACTATTTCATTCCATTTGCAAAACTCCCCATcctcagagagaaaaacagaaatctaCTAAGATAAAGCTGTTAGAAGACCCAATGACAAGGAAAAACAGTATCAAAATCTGGTCTGACAACCCATTTCCTGCCCTGGATTACAAACAACTATATTCATTTTCCAATAATGGAAGTTTGTGAATTACAGTTCTACTCATACTTGCTAGGTTAAACACAGTGCTTCGTTTTTAACAAGAGCCACAGCATTTTCTACATGCGGGACCTATTAAGTAGGATCACCACTTCcttatttctacttctttttggttcataaaaatgttaaagaaaaaaaagaaacctcaaccCTTCAGCCACACAGGAAGCTTACCGAGCGCTCGCCTACTGACAATCATGCCATCCACAAGAGGGATGACCATGTTAAATTTTCCAGTGGCTCCTTGAATTTTTATCCGGAATAATCCAGTGTTTAAAGGGTGGATGAAGATGACAGGAACTTCTTTTTCAAGAGTAGTAGATCTtaagacaagaaaagagaactcttTTTACCCCAGATATTCAAGAGTTGAGGTTCCCCACGTGTAACGTAAGAATACCAAAGGGACTTACTGCTCTGTGTTTGAGAAGAGCCAAGTGGTCAGTCTGCTCACAATCCTCTTTCTGGGAGCCCAGTTGAAGCCCCCCTACCAACACCCTGACTCTGTGCATCGCTGGGGTTgggctttttaattctttttttttggcaggggggtaatcagatttatttatttatatactttttcaaatggcggtactggggattgaatccagggcttcgtacatgctaaacatgcactctaccactgagctataccttccccctgggGTTGGGCCTTTTAAGCTGACCCCAAAAAGGGCTTAAAAAATGTGCTTAGAAAAGCACTGGAGACACAGGGTGGAATGGAAGGCCAGAAAAATGTATTGTGGAGAGCTATCAATCTAGCAATCAGCTATGGGACTTTCACTTGGATCCTTTCtccttgtagggaacaaaaggAGGGCTGACCAGAGGCCAGGGAATTCCACCACAGTCACTGCTGGCACCTCAGATCAGAAGTGGGATTAAAGCTTAGGCCCAGCGTAAGAATCcctgatataatttttttttttcaggggttGGGACAGGATGTTGGAAGGATTAGTTGCAAGTGTTCTCAGCAGAGGTGATAAACGGCTGAATCTTTGCACAGCCAAAGCCCTCAAAGCCCCTGGACGGGTAACAGGTGTCAGAGTCAGCACCCATACCTTTAGAAGACTGAGTTACACACTGTGTGCTGGGGATATGCTAAGGTATCTAGAGGTACCCGTGTTACTCTTCGATGCTATGTGTCAGGATTTgggggtttttatttttgttttgcaacACATTGAACTTTCTTTCTAAATAGGTAAAGTGACTTTGGCCAAAGCAACAGTCAATTTTTCAAGACGTTTACTGAAAATCAATCGTATACTAATTCTGTCCCCAAGACAAATTCTGAACTTTTCTAATctgctaagaaaataaaagttttacagTCTAATCATATTAGAACTTCTGACctaaaaaagattaaaacaacaacagataCAGTACAAGACACTTAAAAGTTCTCTTCCAAACTAGTTCTAGGAAAGTCCACCTCATGAAAACTATTCTTTCTCTTCAGCAAGACAGtgtcatggaggaaaaaaagaaaaacagggctGTTTTAGATTAAGAGCCCGAAGGAATTAACACCAGATGCAAGGCCCTGAAATGGATGCTTGTTTAAACAAACCAGCTATAAAGAATAGTTTAGGGAAAATGGAGAGATCTTAATATGAACTGGCTTCTAGATGAAATTAAGGAACGGTTGTACTAACTTTATTATTATGATAATGTTATCTTTGTCTATTTGAAAAGTATTCTTAGTTTTTAGAGATGCATACTGATGTACATAGAATGCCAGAAAATGtgtaatttgctttaaaatacttcagcaTAAAAAACATGGAAGTTTCAAGAATGACTTGCCCTATTCTAGAAATTTAATATGATAATGTTAAAATAAACCATCTTTACTGACTTCATTTCTACAATAATCTAACAGTGCTAGACTAAATTCATCTTATATACAATAAAACCAGACCATGTAAATAGAAGGAACTTACTCAAAGTTAAAACATCAAGTTTAGCTTGAcataaattatttgtttaaacCAAAGACAAGCAAGCAAAAAACTTCCTGTACAGATACATTTTTACTATTcttagtaaaaatatatttttatatatatatattatactgtgtttatccttttcATGCATGAGCAgctaaaacaaaaatctcaatttCACAATAAATTTAGTATTACATTTTACTTAGAAATACTTTTTCCATTAAATAGCTCATGTGATGAGGATACTTTAACTATCTATCCAAAATTTTTTTGACCAATTTAACCCCAttttttctatcaaatattgCTACTCTATTATCAGTCTTCATTAACACTTAATTGCCTCTACTTTTCCATCTTTTTGCCTCAGATTATGTAAAACATCAATTAACCACTATGCCATTTAAAAATCCTTGCTAATTTGATCACCTTCATTTATCTAAAAACTTCTTTCTTTGATTCTGTTTTCCTTATTATGTTTACTTCTTATTGCCTTTATCCCTTTTGTTTCattaaagtctttatttcttaattaaactGCAATCaacatattattaaaaaaaaacaaaccaagttTCCCTATGCTTAAAGACAGCCCTGATAAACTTTAAGCAAGTAAGAGTGTACCTCAGAGAAGTGCTACTATTTGCAGTAGTTTCCACGCCAGTACTGATTTCTGTCATCAGGTCTGAGAGGGGAaagttttctggaagaaaataatagCATTACAATCAATAATTCCTTCCTATTTCCCAAACAAATAACAGGAAATCTAATTTCCTAATCTCTCCACACAGTGGGCAACAAATACACGGACTGTGCTACCCTAAAATATGTAATCCTAACAATTcctcacaaattaaaaaataattctctctCAAGACATGTTTAAGTTCATCTAAAGAAAAGGGTTTTCAGAAAACATCATCTACAGTCTTTGAGGGCTTGGAAAGGGCTTTAGAAGGGTTGGAAAGCAACTATCACACTTTTCCTACAAACTCTGAGCTGGATGAGATTCTAGGATAAACAtgcatttttaatgttcttatgGAGCTTACATAAAAATCATGAGAAACTTATTCACAGAAGAATCCCTAAGGACAAATTAATCTTTATACTAAAACTAGACAGTAGGGTCTGTGGAAAGAGGGTGAAGGAAgtgctcccccttcccctttccagaGGTCCTGGGATGACTGGGAGCTACATGCAGTGGGACCAAGAGGCAACAAACTAGTAGCTGTCATACCAAGAAGAGCTAAAGGCTTGGTATCCAAAGATTTGAGTCCCATCAAATCTTCACAACTATGAAATAAGTGCCAGGAGTATCTCCACTTAACAGCTGAGTGACCTAAGGCTTAATGAAATCCAGGCTTGCTGGACTCCAGTCCCAGCTCTTGGCCACCATACCGAGCCTATACTGCCACTCCCTTTAAACATTTAGCAAGTGACTGTCATCCTACTGTGATCTTATTTTTGGACAAAGTCCTTATACAATACCTATATCATCATAGCGTTCCACCCAGACTACAGAAACTCTTGTCTCAGGTCCAAGGGGAGGCACAGGGCGACCCTGAGGCAGCCTCTTCATTCTGGAACTGGGACTGAGCTatatgaggcagagaaaagcagatgagagacaaaaaacaaaaaacaaaaaaactcactTACTAAAACTACAACCACACATTCATCAAGCTGCCCAGTGACAGTATCAGGCCACAGGAAAGTATCAGGCCACAGGAAATCACTTctagaaaaaagtataaaatatatttgcaaaaaagCCCTTCTTTGGCTTCTCTGTTTATCAAGTCTCAACCTAGAACAAGGAAATGAAGGCCTAAaatcttcaaatgaaaaaaaagtaaggaataTTGAACAATTATAATtgacattaataaaaattaagtttgtGTGCAAGGTTTTAAACAGTATTTAACACGATCTGAGTCTCTCTCTATAGCCAGAAAGCAGGAGGCTTCTTCCATCACAGCAACACCGTGGCTTTGCTTGTGATTCTTTCAGTGCTGAATTGTTGTCAACTGCTTTTCCTGTATCTACGGAGATAGtcatagatttttcttcttttaattcgTTAGTAGTCTGTGAAGTATGTGGTAAATAAAAACATGGTGCTTTAAGAGTTGTCATTCTTTGGATTTTAAGGAATAACCAATCttcatgcattttctttttgtttccctgCATAAAATCTCCATTATCATGTTGCACAGAAGggtgagagcagacatccttgcctCCATTCAGGAGGAAAGCTTGCAGAACAATGTGCAGGTATTTAATGTCAGCTGTAGGTTTCTAGTATAGCTCTGTTTCAGGCTGAGGACGTTCCCTTCTACTTACAACGCCGCTGGCATTCAGAAGATGAGTACAAGGGCAGCCGGTCACTGACTACTAGAGCTGACGAAAATTCTGCATTACCTGACTTGTTCTTCTCCAAGCTGCATTCTGTGAAACCTTTTTAAATATAGCAACTCATGATTTTCATAATCAGTCTACTTGAAAGAGTTTTATACAActcaaatttttcttcttaagtcaATTTTCAAGATGAACCTCTCccatattcttttaaacatatacttatgttaaaaataattttaagtgtggAAAGGGCCAAATTAAAATCCTGTATAATGGAAGAATGTCTTCAGAAAGTTTACAcgtcttttgtctattttattatttgctcTAAATCACTCTTCTCACACCTATGACCTGATCTTGTTCTCAAGCTATCACTTACTCGGTCACTTTCCAGTAAGGATTAAGCGGTAACATGAGGGGAAACACAGAGATACAACATCTATTGATAAGgtgagaaaaaagtataaaagcaaaGCACTCTCTTCTTCTAGTAGCTGCTGTGTTGCCTCACTCAGAGTGTTTATTCATGCACTGAGCTGTCTCTCGGTGTCTCCCTGGATGGACCCTATCATCTGCACGTTGTCAGACTTAAGTTCAACGTTGCATGATTAATGCTGTGAAGTCATGGTAAGTGCTGTACCTTTAGTGGATACTTCAGGGaccaaataaaaaccaaaaagaaacctagGCTTGAGAAGGAATGACTGAGAGAAGCAAGCATGGAACCAGAAAGGCTAAATCAAGGAAAACAACAAAGGCTGTTTTAGAATGAAAAATCATgagaatttgattttaaaaagttaagctaCTAATGAATCAGTACTGCTATaattcctctttgggttaaaGTTAAAAGCTTTTCAGGCATGATTCTACAATTACTCCCATTTCACTAAAAGTTTTTGGAGATATATGAACAAAGTGACTTACCCTCTGTGAGGAATTAAGATTGTCTGTATGATTAGGGAAAAGCTCAAGTGTTAGGGATGGCTGTTTCAGAATTCCTGGCATAAGATCCATATTTGAATCACTGTCTTGATCTGAGATGTTACTTTCCAATGAATCAGCTATGgggtaaagaaaaaataattacaataccAACTACTTCTTTACAgcaaaagcatttattaaactAATTCTGCTAATAATCCAACCTAAATCACTTAAGCGAAGTACTGCTTCCAGAGCAAGGGTGGGCAAACTTCTCCTGTAAAGGATCAGGTGATACGTCAGGTCTCTGTTGCCTactcttctttgtattttatttacaatgCTTTAAACATGCGAAACCCATTCTTAGTGTTCTGAATTTGCCTGTGTGCCACAGTTTGCTGGCTCCTGCTCGACTGGGTTGGTGCAAACAAGCTGGGCCAGAGACATCAGGCAGGGACTCAGTCCACAGAGGACAGATGGGGCCTGGCCTCTGGATTTAAGGTGGGAGAGTGCAGCCTCGACATGAAGGCAAACAGCTGCTAAGACACTGACGTATACCATGTAAGACCCCTCCCGGCAGGAACACGATTTGCCCCAGAGTAAGAGACGGTGAGGGGCCTAGACTGCAAAATCAAGAATCCAAGTATAAAAGTTAGGAGGCTGCCAAGGTAGGACACAGGAAAACTCATCAGCCTAGAGATGAAACTGTGAAAGTGTGATGTGTAGCACTGTATCCTACAGATGGTCTCGATGAAGAAGGTGAAGTTTTCCACCTACTGCCTGGTCATGCACAAAGAAATGAGCTTAATTTGCAAGATGCAAAAGTTCTAGGCAAAATAAGACTAAGAATTCAGACTGAGAAGTAATGATCACTCCTGATCCTTGAGAAGAACAGACTTGACCACCATTTTTTCTAGGCTGACGTTTC
Above is a window of Camelus dromedarius isolate mCamDro1 chromosome 18, mCamDro1.pat, whole genome shotgun sequence DNA encoding:
- the ADIG gene encoding adipogenin; its protein translation is MKYPLVPLVNELTFSFLVFWLCLPVGLLLFLLIVWLRFLLSQDSEENDSYLCLDWEPWSKGPAKFCQEETLHSQEEGRTCC